A part of Candidatus Woesearchaeota archaeon genomic DNA contains:
- a CDS encoding DNA polymerase II large subunit, translating to MSEQSKRMEKYFSQIEKRVGETYSVCSQARKKGFDPEDKVSIPLAKNMAERVEGLISVVQPELKDSGISDRIQKLEKKYGKLSWKVALAISLETAQERFCKFDNKLKAMETGIRIGLAYLTLGVVASPIEGFVELKLKKRNDDGKEYFCLMFSGPIRSAGGTAGAVSVLIADYVRKKMGYAKYDPTESEARRAITELNDYHERITNLQYLPSEEEIKFMAENLPVQIAGDASEKIEVSNYKDIPRIETNIIRNGFCLVMGECLCQKAPKLWKQLSTWGHEFELDQWDFLGRFVRLQKDKRAKVKEAAEGKIQPDYTYVKDLVAGRPILGFPLRNGAFRLRYGRCRNTGYSSTAIHPALTYILDKYIAVGTQLKLERPGKAASISTCDSIEGPLVKLKSGEVLRINDAGTAKRLTKDVEEIIYLGDMLINYGDFFNRAHVLVPPGYCEEWWLKELERAIVGMFGSLDYNKASCLVDISEDIFRRITDEKHNSSIDAESAIKISKSLKIPLHPRYTYYWNSISKEDLGFFLDTILHANIVKNDKGKAEKIVFKHDKKNKRIAEILGIAHKAIGNEYFVVLGDDAVILDELFRRDEKKAEEAQPASTNIEMISQSCGLLHRDRGGTFIGARMGRPEKAKVRKLAGQPHCLFPVGAEGGRLRCFQSCLEKSMVNSDFPIFSCKCGNETVFGVCEKCGSKTRKMYFCNVCGITEKDKCTKHGHNSTYYNRKIDICSLFGDVLGAIGMDIYPDLIKGVRGTSNKDHIPEHLAKGILRARHDVPVNKDGTTRYDMTQLAITHFKPAEIKTPIEMLRQLGYEKDIYGADLTDENQVVELLPQDVILPSCIDAPEKGANEMLFNVANFIDELLTRLYKLKPIYNLEKREDLVGHLVIALAPHTSAGIVARIIGFSQTQGYYAHPMLHAATRRDCDGDEASVTLLADALLNFSRQYLPNTRGATQDAPLILTYRLIPSEVDDMLFDLDTSSSYPLEFYEAAMKYEEPWKIEIDQLGKRLNTEKQYEGMFFTHDTSNINSGVKCSAYKLLPSMEDKLKGQMNIASKIRAVDESQVAKIVIEKHFIKDIKGNLRKFSQQQFRCVDCNEKYRRPPLLGKCSKCGGKIIFTVSEGSIVKYLEPALSLAQHYRLPPYLVQSLELTKRRVEGIFGREKDRQEALNRWFD from the coding sequence ATGAGCGAACAAAGCAAAAGAATGGAAAAGTATTTTAGCCAAATCGAGAAAAGAGTAGGAGAAACTTATTCTGTCTGCAGCCAGGCCAGGAAAAAAGGCTTTGACCCTGAGGATAAAGTTTCTATTCCACTGGCAAAGAACATGGCGGAAAGGGTTGAGGGCCTTATTTCTGTTGTGCAGCCCGAATTAAAGGATTCAGGCATTTCGGACAGGATACAAAAATTAGAAAAAAAATACGGGAAACTCAGCTGGAAAGTCGCTTTGGCCATATCCCTGGAAACAGCACAAGAGAGATTCTGCAAATTTGATAACAAACTGAAAGCCATGGAGACAGGGATAAGGATAGGGCTTGCTTATCTTACCCTGGGTGTTGTAGCTTCGCCTATTGAGGGATTTGTCGAGCTTAAATTGAAAAAAAGGAATGATGACGGGAAGGAATATTTCTGCCTGATGTTTTCTGGGCCAATAAGGAGCGCGGGTGGCACCGCTGGGGCTGTTTCTGTCCTGATAGCTGATTATGTCAGGAAAAAGATGGGATATGCTAAATACGATCCCACAGAGAGCGAGGCCAGAAGAGCAATCACAGAGCTCAATGATTATCATGAAAGAATAACCAATTTACAGTACCTGCCCAGCGAAGAGGAGATAAAATTTATGGCTGAAAACCTGCCTGTACAGATAGCGGGAGATGCCTCTGAGAAAATTGAGGTTTCAAATTATAAGGATATACCCAGGATAGAAACCAACATCATAAGGAATGGGTTTTGCCTGGTTATGGGGGAATGCCTGTGCCAGAAAGCGCCCAAATTATGGAAGCAGCTTTCTACATGGGGACATGAGTTTGAGCTTGACCAATGGGATTTTCTGGGGAGGTTTGTCAGGTTGCAGAAAGACAAGAGAGCAAAGGTCAAGGAAGCGGCAGAAGGCAAGATACAGCCGGATTACACATATGTCAAGGATTTGGTGGCGGGCAGGCCTATCCTGGGATTTCCCCTAAGAAACGGAGCTTTCAGGCTCAGATACGGGAGATGCAGAAACACAGGCTATTCATCCACTGCCATTCATCCTGCTTTAACTTATATCCTAGACAAATATATTGCTGTGGGAACCCAGCTTAAACTGGAAAGGCCGGGCAAGGCAGCATCGATATCGACCTGTGATTCTATAGAGGGGCCGTTAGTCAAACTCAAAAGCGGCGAAGTGCTGAGGATAAACGACGCAGGAACCGCCAAGCGCCTAACGAAAGATGTAGAAGAGATAATATACTTAGGAGACATGCTGATAAATTACGGCGATTTCTTTAACAGGGCGCATGTTTTAGTACCGCCCGGCTATTGTGAAGAATGGTGGCTAAAGGAGTTGGAAAGAGCTATTGTAGGGATGTTCGGCAGCCTGGATTATAACAAGGCATCCTGCCTGGTGGATATCAGCGAAGACATATTCAGGCGAATCACTGATGAGAAACATAACAGTAGCATAGATGCAGAATCTGCCATTAAAATCAGCAAGTCTCTTAAAATTCCCCTGCATCCCAGATATACCTACTACTGGAACAGCATCTCTAAGGAAGATTTGGGCTTTTTTTTAGACACCATACTTCATGCAAACATCGTGAAAAATGATAAGGGCAAAGCGGAGAAGATAGTGTTTAAGCATGATAAGAAAAACAAGAGGATTGCGGAGATTTTGGGCATTGCCCATAAAGCCATAGGAAATGAATATTTTGTTGTTTTGGGAGATGATGCTGTTATACTGGATGAGCTTTTCAGGCGGGATGAAAAAAAAGCGGAAGAGGCACAGCCAGCAAGTACCAATATAGAGATGATTAGCCAATCCTGTGGGTTATTGCACAGGGACAGGGGCGGAACATTCATCGGTGCGAGAATGGGAAGGCCGGAAAAAGCCAAAGTAAGGAAGCTGGCAGGCCAGCCACACTGCCTGTTTCCGGTAGGGGCTGAAGGCGGCAGGCTAAGATGCTTCCAGAGCTGCCTGGAAAAATCGATGGTGAATTCTGACTTTCCCATATTCAGCTGCAAATGCGGCAACGAGACTGTTTTTGGCGTATGTGAAAAATGCGGCTCCAAGACAAGAAAGATGTATTTTTGCAATGTCTGCGGCATAACAGAGAAAGACAAATGCACTAAGCACGGCCATAATTCGACATACTATAACAGAAAAATAGATATTTGCTCCTTATTCGGTGATGTACTCGGTGCTATTGGCATGGACATTTACCCTGACTTAATAAAAGGGGTGAGAGGAACGTCCAATAAAGACCATATTCCTGAGCATCTGGCCAAGGGCATCTTAAGGGCGAGGCATGATGTTCCTGTTAATAAGGACGGCACAACAAGATACGATATGACACAGCTTGCTATCACACACTTTAAGCCAGCAGAGATAAAAACCCCTATAGAAATGCTTAGGCAGTTGGGCTATGAAAAGGATATATATGGAGCGGACTTAACTGATGAAAACCAGGTAGTAGAACTGCTGCCCCAGGATGTTATTCTGCCTTCCTGCATAGATGCTCCTGAAAAAGGGGCAAATGAGATGTTGTTTAATGTTGCCAATTTTATTGATGAACTGCTGACAAGGCTGTACAAGCTAAAGCCCATTTATAATCTGGAAAAAAGGGAGGATTTAGTAGGCCATCTGGTAATAGCCCTTGCACCACATACTTCTGCGGGCATTGTGGCGCGCATAATAGGGTTTTCACAGACACAGGGATATTATGCACATCCCATGCTTCATGCAGCTACAAGGAGGGATTGTGACGGCGATGAGGCAAGCGTTACGCTGCTGGCGGATGCATTGTTAAATTTTTCAAGACAATACCTGCCTAATACAAGGGGGGCTACCCAGGATGCGCCCCTGATACTAACATACAGGCTTATTCCAAGTGAAGTTGATGATATGCTGTTTGATCTGGATACAAGCAGCAGCTACCCACTTGAATTTTATGAGGCAGCTATGAAATATGAAGAGCCGTGGAAGATTGAGATAGACCAGCTGGGCAAGAGGCTCAACACAGAGAAGCAGTATGAAGGAATGTTTTTTACGCATGATACGAGCAATATAAATTCGGGAGTAAAATGTTCTGCTTATAAGCTGCTGCCTTCCATGGAAGACAAGCTAAAAGGGCAGATGAATATAGCCAGCAAGATAAGGGCTGTTGACGAGTCGCAGGTAGCGAAAATCGTTATTGAGAAGCATTTCATAAAGGATATAAAAGGAAATTTAAGGAAATTCAGCCAGCAGCAGTTCAGATGCGTTGACTGCAATGAGAAATACAGAAGGCCGCCCCTGCTTGGAAAATGCAGCAAATGCGGAGGCAAGATAATTTTTACTGTTTCTGAGGGATCCATTGTAAAGTACCTTGAGCCTGCCTTAAGCTTAGCTCAGCATTACCGCCTGCCGCCCTATCTTGTCCAAAGCCTGGAATTAACTAAAAGAAGAGTAGAAGGGATATTCGGCAGAGAGAAGGACAGGCAGGAAGCACTGAACAGGTGGTTTGACTAG
- a CDS encoding DUF424 family protein: protein MIAKKHLSGKKLILAVCDDALLGKRFSQDNLQVDLASEFYNGSHMGQDMLLSLINKAYIINAVGEETISMLKNIGLITEDNIIRISGMPVANILIDKA from the coding sequence ATGATAGCGAAGAAGCATTTATCTGGTAAGAAACTAATCCTTGCTGTCTGTGATGATGCTCTGCTTGGAAAACGGTTCAGCCAGGATAATCTGCAGGTGGATTTGGCCTCGGAATTTTACAATGGTTCGCATATGGGGCAGGATATGCTCCTCTCACTCATAAACAAAGCATACATAATAAATGCAGTAGGAGAAGAAACCATAAGCATGCTTAAAAACATAGGCCTCATAACAGAAGATAATATTATAAGGATATCCGGCATGCCCGTAGCAAATATATTAATCGATAAAGCCTAG
- a CDS encoding translation initiation factor IF-2 subunit beta — protein sequence MDYKELLKKARKSLPESAFEKQRFEIPKVRGHIQGNITIVSNFKQIAQTLGRKPEHLLKFILKELAAPGGLKPKGLLIGTKVPASKINEKIRQYANEFVLCPECGKPDTKIEKENQFAFLKCTACGARHSVKSKI from the coding sequence ATGGATTATAAGGAATTATTGAAAAAAGCAAGAAAGTCGCTGCCCGAATCTGCATTTGAAAAGCAAAGGTTTGAAATTCCGAAAGTTAGGGGGCATATTCAGGGCAACATAACAATAGTCAGTAATTTCAAGCAGATAGCCCAGACTTTAGGCAGAAAGCCGGAACACCTGTTAAAATTTATATTAAAGGAATTAGCAGCCCCGGGCGGGCTTAAGCCAAAGGGTTTATTAATAGGAACAAAGGTTCCTGCTTCGAAAATAAACGAAAAAATCAGGCAGTACGCAAATGAGTTTGTGCTTTGCCCGGAATGCGGAAAGCCCGATACAAAAATTGAGAAAGAAAACCAGTTTGCTTTCTTGAAGTGCACAGCATGTGGCGCCAGGCATTCTGTCAAATCCAAGATTTAA
- a CDS encoding AAA domain-containing protein, producing the protein MEVQDQIKNFTQFIEQYYKKQLIERINKDEKFLLIDFSELIRFNPELADLLLEQPEELIKAIEIAISQLDTLGDVSKFRVRFLSLPQSQKIMIRNIRSKHINKLLLIEGTVRQKSDVRPQMVSAKFECPSCGNIINVLQLEKKFKEPSRCGCGRKGKFRLLDKELIDAQGIVLEESSEDLEGGEQPKKINLLLKADLVSPISEKKTNPGSKIRIAGILKEVPITARDGGKLTRFDLMIEANSLESIEEDFSSIEISEEEEKQLLELSKDPKIYQKLISSVVPSIYGHEKIKEAVMMQMVGGIRKVRDDGSISRGDIHILLIGDPGSGKSQILKRISKIAPKGRFVSGKGASGAGLTAAVVKDEFLSGWSLEAGALVLGNRGVCCIDELDKMGSDDRDAMHEALEGQTVTISKANIQATLRAETTVLAAANPKFGRFDPYEIIPKQIDLPSTLINRFDLIFPVRDLPNKDRDDKIASFVLHLHQEPDALSPELESKTLRKYFAYARQKSAPVLTEGAIDEIRKYYLKMRSSGSEEGEMKAIPISARQLEALVRMAEAHAKISLKDKVTRKDAKKSVELMHHCLVQVGLDPETGKIDIDRISTGIPATERSHISTVKEIINELEKKLGKTIPIDDIVDLAKQKGIEEEAIEETIQKLKRSGDIFEPRRGFISRI; encoded by the coding sequence ATGGAAGTGCAGGATCAAATAAAGAACTTTACTCAATTCATTGAGCAGTATTACAAGAAACAGCTAATCGAAAGAATAAACAAGGACGAAAAATTTCTGTTAATAGATTTCTCAGAGCTGATAAGATTCAACCCTGAGCTGGCAGACCTGCTTCTCGAGCAGCCCGAGGAATTGATAAAGGCAATAGAAATAGCAATAAGCCAGTTGGACACTCTTGGGGATGTCTCTAAATTCAGGGTTCGCTTTCTCAGCCTGCCCCAAAGCCAGAAAATAATGATACGCAACATAAGGAGCAAGCACATCAATAAGCTGCTTCTTATCGAAGGCACAGTTAGGCAAAAGTCTGATGTCCGGCCCCAGATGGTGTCAGCCAAATTCGAATGCCCCAGCTGCGGGAACATCATAAATGTATTGCAGCTTGAGAAGAAATTCAAAGAGCCCTCAAGATGCGGCTGCGGCAGGAAGGGAAAATTTAGGCTATTGGACAAAGAGTTGATTGATGCCCAAGGAATAGTCCTTGAGGAGTCCAGCGAAGATCTTGAAGGAGGAGAGCAGCCTAAGAAGATAAACCTGCTCCTAAAGGCAGACTTGGTTTCGCCTATATCAGAGAAAAAGACAAATCCCGGCAGCAAGATAAGAATTGCAGGCATACTGAAGGAAGTGCCCATAACAGCAAGGGACGGCGGAAAATTAACCAGGTTTGACCTGATGATAGAGGCCAATTCCCTGGAAAGCATAGAAGAAGATTTTTCAAGCATAGAGATAAGTGAGGAAGAGGAGAAACAGCTGCTCGAACTCTCTAAAGACCCGAAAATCTACCAAAAGCTTATCAGTTCAGTCGTGCCATCTATTTATGGCCACGAAAAGATAAAAGAGGCAGTAATGATGCAGATGGTTGGCGGGATAAGAAAAGTGCGCGACGATGGCTCAATCAGCAGGGGTGACATCCATATATTGCTGATAGGCGACCCCGGCTCAGGAAAATCCCAGATACTTAAGAGGATATCAAAAATCGCCCCAAAAGGAAGGTTCGTCTCCGGAAAAGGGGCATCAGGGGCAGGCCTGACAGCAGCAGTTGTAAAGGACGAGTTCCTGTCAGGATGGTCGCTGGAAGCCGGCGCTTTGGTGCTCGGAAACAGAGGAGTATGCTGCATAGACGAATTGGATAAGATGGGTTCCGATGACAGGGATGCAATGCATGAAGCTCTTGAAGGCCAGACAGTTACCATAAGCAAGGCCAATATACAAGCTACACTAAGGGCAGAAACAACAGTCCTTGCCGCGGCTAACCCAAAATTCGGTAGGTTTGACCCGTATGAAATAATACCCAAGCAGATTGACCTTCCTTCAACACTGATTAACAGGTTTGATTTGATCTTTCCCGTGAGGGATCTGCCCAATAAAGACAGGGATGATAAGATTGCCTCCTTCGTTCTTCATCTCCATCAGGAGCCTGATGCACTCTCACCTGAATTGGAGTCCAAGACACTCAGGAAATATTTCGCCTATGCCAGGCAGAAATCTGCCCCTGTTTTGACAGAGGGCGCAATAGACGAGATAAGAAAATACTATCTCAAGATGCGCAGCTCTGGCTCTGAAGAGGGGGAAATGAAAGCCATCCCTATTTCCGCAAGGCAACTGGAGGCCCTTGTCAGGATGGCAGAGGCCCATGCAAAAATCTCGCTGAAGGATAAGGTAACAAGGAAAGATGCAAAAAAGTCAGTAGAGCTGATGCACCACTGCCTTGTCCAGGTCGGCCTCGATCCCGAAACAGGAAAAATTGATATCGATAGGATATCCACAGGCATTCCCGCCACAGAAAGAAGCCACATTTCCACAGTAAAGGAAATAATCAACGAGCTCGAAAAAAAACTAGGAAAAACTATTCCCATTGATGATATTGTCGATTTGGCAAAACAGAAAGGCATTGAAGAAGAGGCTATTGAAGAAACCATTCAGAAATTGAAGCGGTCGGGTGACATTTTTGAGCCTCGCAGGGGCTTCATATCTCGTATATAA
- a CDS encoding TATA-box-binding protein: MAKKKSKKDTKKNKDIKIVNIVVSTSLEHDIPLEKMAATLSNTEYNPEQFPGLVIRIKEPKTSALIFSSGKVVCTGARTMKEVDESLKKIIKSLEKISIKIKVKPELNIQNIVASGNIGMMLNLNTLAMKLENTEYEPEQFPGLVYKLREAKATFLLFSNGKIVCTGTKSEGEVYQAVDMLVSNLKKLK; the protein is encoded by the coding sequence ATGGCAAAGAAAAAAAGCAAAAAAGACACTAAAAAGAATAAGGACATCAAGATAGTTAATATTGTTGTTTCCACCTCTCTTGAGCACGATATTCCGCTCGAAAAAATGGCAGCCACGCTGTCGAATACTGAATACAACCCAGAGCAGTTTCCTGGCCTTGTAATAAGGATAAAAGAGCCCAAGACATCCGCGCTTATATTCAGTTCCGGAAAAGTAGTCTGTACAGGCGCCCGCACAATGAAAGAAGTGGATGAAAGCCTTAAAAAAATAATCAAGAGCCTCGAAAAAATAAGCATAAAGATAAAGGTCAAGCCCGAATTGAACATCCAGAACATTGTTGCTTCCGGTAATATAGGTATGATGCTAAACTTAAATACCCTCGCTATGAAGCTCGAAAACACAGAATATGAGCCTGAGCAGTTTCCTGGCCTTGTATATAAGCTCAGGGAAGCAAAGGCAACATTCCTGTTGTTTAGTAACGGAAAGATAGTCTGCACCGGAACCAAGTCAGAAGGGGAAGTTTACCAAGCAGTCGATATGCTTGTATCAAACCTTAAAAAATTAAAATAA